In Temnothorax longispinosus isolate EJ_2023e chromosome 2, Tlon_JGU_v1, whole genome shotgun sequence, one DNA window encodes the following:
- the Rab3-gef gene encoding MAP kinase-activating death domain protein isoform X4 produces the protein MDIQKKFLCPRLVDYLAIVGARMPAASRQPVQVPELLRRYPVEDHKDFPLPLDMVYFCQPEGCSSVGPKRTALREATSFTFTLTDKDSGKTRYGICVNFYRPMEKAGVVAAGGISLKREKYNTTFRRESWRKSMERSTDSAFSSDYRSSAVGPSDSEKDCSSSRRDSDTPQVPHAPRLEFIAPSGDSESGGSHSPSPRASRRRQRVRNHSLTSLCIISHHPFFTMFRECLFVLKKIIDACNESFSPQKVGASRQTNRDTVWSVLTGQALGDTPSIVLHDVREIETWILRLLSSPVPVPAKTRVEVEIISSSMQPPLCFALPDHTRFSLVDFPLHLPLELLGVDICLKVLTLILLENKIVLQSRDYNALSMSVMAFVTMIYPLEYMFPAIPLLPTCMSCAEQLLLAPTPFVIGIPASFLLYKKNFKMPDDIWLVDLDSNKITAPSSLCEEGLPPLPEPEGTILKNHLKQAMASMTGPPLAPQDISLHLARLSFQVPSRRESTASHHSSLSVASTKHRPSIDQCAHAQHAPLNSPGMSSSSSPPRRPSMSPTISGPGPAGPYPPKVAGQGQGGPAPFNPFIYGNDVDSVDIATRVAMVRFFNSQNLLANFTEHTRTLRLYPRPVVAFQINSFLRSRPRKSSFLNRFARTQAVEFLAEWSLTPSNVAFLRVQTGVFDPAQIGDKPRWYATNLEPIYFPVWDSGSSLANALKAMREHETQPTDESGSDSEGAESTSSSYSSLSDFVSEMASSDLSPGYNCPQATQPQPMSLSVDPKNVYNPPSSLQYPGVEEGSPVRPESPPSTSSSHSDLSSPSFNRDSELELNPKIHEGSQSTNDKEEGGSFESDSASTITPRTILSAQSSVGQFTGISMGSLGTQSSLNDTERPTTPHRTSRISRYVTPVPPTGPGLQRQPSVGNVLARASSFSTVGGPLLPRQISAVTTADHHHHEVPTQLQRQSSAGPTIIPKQSNDSPMQRQNSGGSTTTTGNGVLRQGSQGSLFEQIASQAKDLMRETTRQSSQDGLLAHMDKLKHQAKEKITEAGEDSLFAPLEQLTQQTRKAMGEATKSVQEVSKTALEASKTAAGVSKNTLDDLTYVGKSTLGDLTKSAKEAAAKKGLLKSLGESQSPVHSPQSPNMTQQRKDSMSNQLVASDTRGGVGRDFFSNISSDLNGFAAQTSSMFSDLFGSKNNSNRGSSFFPQNQKSKEKTNPILGPFPKVAGKTGLVERSSLIKHSTHKVNQEDAQRMQNAERSSTNSDNQAFLNDVVTQVLAGEGVGWLKLNRLKKLMEDENYRDLVVTKLNKGLNRKISPNDHIDDVAISKPVYKGMLKCLQAVTHGLAHTYNNFGLGGMASVFQLMEIAHTHYWSKDLSEGSGFDSSLMSQASSPFGSRENLRSPQSPNQPDFMDVTQKSELPQVHLDVPQAPPAGDTGQSTTDMFLDMFTKKGKFLSKLTSFDSESGRGGGTGSSEALSTDGGSIITNPAFRQAHQASFRSTVSDSEVEQGNFPRQGKQRSGSVWSSKSSLSTGFRYHGGSLIPTTTLPSPEAARTYLFEGLLGKERSSLWDEMQFWEDAFLDAVSQERDMMGMDQGPGEMVERYKSLSDSERRRLEHEEDRLLCTLLHNLTAILVMLNVEKNELKRKVRRLLGKSHIGLIYSQELNLLLDQINNLHGNDIDLKPLTSRQMHRQSFTVHSGVDAEGDLRFLEVRHDGLVLRSVNGVIVERWWYERVVNMTYSPKNKVLCLWRRSGGDTELHKYYTKKCKDVYYCIKDAMEKAAARGRGGNMGYELGGEFPVQDMRTGEGGLLQVCMEGVGLLFANSKDFEFFVRLDHIRKCFTQKDGIFVLEEFNPKTRQVIQRKYKSQMASDICYAVLCVFSYVAAGTEQRKQGQQQPQPQSQSQPQQQQQQQLQHTLQPHQQRQHQQQQQQQQLQLQQQQQQQQQQQQQQQQTRHPYQQHKQEQSQPSNVTPQMHKNTQLDPYRQR, from the exons ATGGATATACAGAAGAAATTCCTGTGCCCCCGACTGGTGGATTATCTCGCCATCGTGGGGGCCAGGATGCCCGCTGCCTCTCGTCAGCCCGTCCAG gTCCCGGAGTTGCTACGCAGATATCCGGTGGAGGATCACAAAGATTTTCCTCTGCCTCTGGATATGGTGTATTTCTGCCAACCGGAAGGTTGCAGTAGCGTGGGACCGAAGCGCACGGCCTTACGAGAGGCGACGTCCTTCACCTTCACCCTCACCGACAAGGATTCAG GAAAAACGCGTTATGGGATCTGCGTGAACTTTTACCGACCTATGGAGAAAGCGGGGGTCGTGGCTGCCGGTGGGATTTCGCTCAAGAGGGAAAAGTACAACACCACGTTTCGCAGGGAAAGCTGGAGGAAGAGCATGGAGAGAAGCACGGATTCCGCTTTTTCTAG CGACTATAGGAGCAGTGCGGTGGGTCCTAGTGACTCTGAGAAAGATTGCTCGAGTAGCAGGAGGGACTCGGACACCCCGCAGGTACCCCACGCCCCGAGATTGGAATTCATCGCGCCGAGCGGAGACAGCGAGAGCGGCGGCAGTCATTCCCCTTCGCCACGAGCGTCTCGAAGACGTCAG AGGGTTCGCAATCACTCCTTGACCTCGCTATGCATCATTTCGCACCATCCGTTCTTCACGATGTTTCGGGAGTGTCTCTTCGTCCTGAAGAAGATCATCGACGCGTGCAACGAGAGCTTCTCGCCGCAGAAGGTGGGGGCTTCTCGGCAGACCAACAG AGATACGGTATGGAGCGTTCTGACGGGCCAGGCTCTGGGCGACACGCCGTCCATCGTGCTTCACGATGTTCGTGAGATCGAGACGTGGATACTGCGTTTGCTCAGTAGTCCCGTGCCCGTCCCGGCGAAGACGCGTGTCGAGGTTGAGATAATATCATCGAGCATGCAACCCCCACTGTGCTTTGCCCTGCCGGACCACACCAGGTTTTCCTTGGTTGATTTTCCTCTCCACCTGCCGTTGGAGCTCCTAGGCGTTGACATATGTCTGAAGGTCCTCACGCTGATCCTTTTGGAGAACAAG ATCGTACTTCAGTCCCGGGATTACAACGCTCTGTCCATGTCGGTCATGGCGTTCGTCACGATGATCTACCCGCTGGAGTACATGTTTCCCGCGATACCCTTGCTCCCTACGTGCATGAGCTGCGCGGAACAGCTGCTGCTCGCCCCGACGCCCTTCGTGATCGGAATACCCGCGTCGTTCCTACTGTACAAGAAGAACTTCAAGATGCCCGACGATATCTGGTTGGTGGACCTGGATAGCAATAAGATAACGGCGCCGAGCTCTTTGTGCGAGGAGGGTTTGCCGCCGTTGCCGGAACCGGAGGGTACCATCCTGAAGAATCATCTGAAGCAG GCGATGGCCAGTATGACGGGTCCTCCATTAGCCCCGCAGGACATATCGCTGCATCTCGCTCGTCTGTCCTTTCAGGTGCCGAGTAGAAGAGAAAGCACGGCCTCCCATCATTCCAGTTTAAG TGTTGCTTCGACGAAGCACAGGCCGAGCATCGATCAGTGCGCGCACGCTCAGCACGCCCCATTGAATTCGCCTGGCATGAGCTCGTCGTCGAGTCCGCCTCGTCGGCCGTCGATGTCGCCGACGATCAGTGGACCCGGACCGGCTGGGCCATATCCGCCGAAGGTGGCCGGGCAGGGGCAGGGTGGCCCGGCGCCCTTCAATCCTTTCATCTATGGAAACGACGTGGATTCGGTGGACATCGCCACGCGAGTCGCCATGGTGCGGTTCTTCAACTCGCAGAACCTACTGGCCAACTTCACCGAGCACACGCGCACCCTACGGCTGTACCCTCGGCCGGTAGTGGCCTTCCAGATCAACTCGTTCCTCCGGTCCCGACCCAGGAAGAGCAGCTTCCTCAATAGATTCGCGCGCACGCAGGCGGTAGAGTTCCTGGCCGAGTGGTCCCTCACACCGAGCAACGTAGCCTTCCTCCGGGTGCAGACCGGAGTGTTCGACCCCGCGCAGATTGGCGACAAGCCGCGCTGGTACGCGACCAACCTCGAGCCGATCTACTTTCCCGTCTGGGACTCCGGTAGCTCGCTGGCGAACGCCCTGAAGGCGATGAGGGAGCACGAGACTCAGCCGACGGACGAGAGCGGTTCCGACTCCGAGGGCGCCGAGAGCACCAGCTCCTCCTACTCCTCCCTCAGCGATTTTGTCTCCGAGATGGCATCGTCCGATCTGTCGCCAG GTTACAATTGCCCGCAAGCGACCCAGCCTCAACCAATGTCGCTCTCGGTGGATCCGAAGAACGTCTACAATCCACCGAGTTCCCTGCAATATCCGGGAGTGGAGGAGGGCTCACCGGTACGACCCGAGAGCCCGCCGAGCACGTCTTCTAGTCACAGTGACCTCAGTAGCCCGAGCTTTAACAGGGACTCCGAGCTAGAGTTAAATCCGAAAATTCATGAGGGTTCGCAGTCAACTAAC GATAAAGAGGAGGGTGGTAGCTTTGAGTCAGACTCCGCGTCGACAATAACACCGCGCACTATCCTGAGCGCACAAAGTTCGGTAGGACAGTTCACAGGGATAAGCATGGGATCTTTAGGCACTCAATCTTCGCTCAACGACACTGAACGTCCTACCACACCTCACAGGACCTCGCGTATCAGTAGATATGTCACTCCT GTACCACCCACGGGGCCGGGTCTACAACGCCAGCCGAGCGTCGGCAATGTCCTGGCGAGGGCCTCCAGCTTCAGCACCGTCGGCGGGCCCCTCCTGCCGCGGCAAATAAGCGCGGTTACCACCGCCGATCATCATCATCACGAGGTGCCGACGCAGCTTCAACGTCAATCATCGGCGGGGCCGACGATCATTCCGAAACAGAGCAACGACAGCCCGATGCAACGGCAGAACAGCGGTGGCAGTACCACTACTACCGGAAATGGTGTTCTTCGGCAGGGCTCGCAGGGCTCTTTATTCGAGCAGATCGCCAGTCAGGCGAAGGACCTGATGCGCGAGACTACCAGACAGAGCAGCCAAGACGGGCTACTCGCACACATGGACAAG CTGAAGCATCAggcgaaagaaaaaattacagaagCAGGTGAAGACAGTCTATTTGCACCACTGGAGCAA TTGACGCAACAGACGAGGAAAGCGATGGGCGAGGCTACCAAGTCAGTGCAAGAGGTGTCGAAAACCGCGCTGGAGGCGAGTAAAACCGCGGCGGGTGTCAGCAAAAACACATTAGACGATCTGACGTACGTCGGCAAGAGCACGTTGGGAGACTTGACGAAAAGTGCCAAAGAAGCCGCCGCGAAGAAGGGATTGCTCAAG AGCCTCGGAGAGTCGCAGTCACCAGTACATAGTCCGCAATCTCCCAATATGACGCAACAGCGGAAGGATTCGATGAGCAATCAGCTGGTCGCGTCTGACACGCGGGGTGGCGTCGGACGGGACTTTTTCAGCAATATTAGCAGCGATCTGAACGGCTTCGCCGCGCAGACCAGCAGCATGTTTAGCGATTTATTCG gtagtaaaaataattccaatcGAGGCAGTAGCTTCTTCCCGCAGAATCAGAAATCGAAAGAGAAGACAAATCCGATTCTTGGACCATTTCCAAAAG TTGCAGGAAAAACCGGATTGGTGGAACGTTCctcattaataaaacattctaCACACAAAGTTAATCAAGAAGACGCGCAGAGGATGCAAAATGCGGAACGTTCCAGCACAAATAGCGACAATCAAGCCTTTTTAAATGAC GTGGTGACGCAAGTGTTGGCTGGCGAAGGCGTTGGTTGGCTCAAATTGAACAGACTGAAGAAGTTGATGGAAGACGAAAATTATCGGGATTTGGTCGTGACGAAGCTGAATAAGGGTCTTAATAGGAAGATTAGTCCAAACGATCACATTGACGATGtg GCCATATCAAAGCCCGTGTATAAGGGAATGTTAAAGTGCCTTCAAGCAGTAACGCACGGTCTCGCACatacgtataataattttggaCTAGGCGGGATGGCTTCTGTCTTCCAATTGATGGAAATCGCTCACACGCATTACTGGAGCAAGGATCTATCCGAAGGTAGCGGCTTCGACAGCTCCTTGATGTCACAG GCGTCTAGCCCATTCGGTAGCAGAGAAAACCTGAGATCTCCGCAATCCCCTAATCAGCCCGACTTTATGGATGTCACGCAAAAATCGG AATTGCCGCAAGTGCATTTGGATGTGCCGCAGGCACCGCCGGCAGGAGATACGGGCCAATCGACAACGGACATGTTTCTGGATATGTTTACGAAGAAAGGGAAATTTTTAAGCAAGCTCACCTCGTTCGATTCGGAG AGTGGGCGGGGTGGTGGAACGGGGAGCAGCGAAGCTTTGTCCACTGACGGAGGTAGCATTATCACTAATCCTGCTTTTCGGCAAGCGCACCAAGCTTCCTTCCGAAGCACCGTGTCTGATAGCGAGGTCGAGCAAGGCAAT TTTCCTCGGCAGGGCAAGCAGCGTTCCGGCAGCGTCTGGTCCAGCAAGTCGTCCCTGAGCACCGGATTCCGGTATCACGGCGGAAGTTTAATACCTACCACGACGTTACCGAGCCCGGAAGCTGCGAGAACATATCTCTTCGAGG GTTTACTGGGGAAGGAGAGATCGTCCTTGTGGGACGAAATGCAGTTCTGGGAGGACGCTTTCTTGGACGCCGTCTCGCAGGAACGCGACATGATGGGTATGGATCAAGGGCCCGGAGAGATGGTGGAGAG ATACAAGAGCTTAAGCGACAGCGAGAGACGACGGTTGGAGCACGAGGAGGACAGATTGTTGTGCACTTTGCTGCACAATCTCACCGCTATCCTAGTGATGCTGAACGTCGAGAAGAACGAACTGAAGCGGAAGGTACGCAGACTCCTGGGCAAGAGTCACATCGGCCTCATCTACAGCCAGGAACTGAATCTACTCCTCGACCAAATAAACAATCTC CACGGAAACGACATCGACCTGAAGCCCCTGACGTCCCGACAAATGCACCGGCAGTCGTTCACCGTGCACTCGGGGGTCGACGCCGAGGGTGACCTGCGGTTTCTCGAAGTCCGGCATGACGGCCTCGTGCTGAGATCAGTGAACGGCGTGATAGTCGAGCGCTGGTGGTACGAGCGCGTGGTCAACATGACCTACAGTCCGAAGAACAAGGTTCTGTGCTTGTGGAGGAGGAGCGGCGGCGATACCGAGTTACACAAGTATTACACTAAGAAG TGTAAGGACGTGTACTACTGCATTAAGGACGCGATGGAGAAGGCGGCAGCTCGCGGGCGAGGCGGGAACATGGGCTACGAGCTCGGTGGCGAGTTCCCGGTGCAGGATATGCGAACGGGCGAGGGCGGGCTTCTGCAGGTCTGCATGGAGGGCGTCGGTCTCCTCTTCGCGAACAGCAAG GATTTCGAG TTTTTTGTAAGACTCGATCATATCCGCAAGTGCTTTACTCAAAAGGATGGAATCTTTGTTTTGGAAGAATTCA ATCCTAAAACTAGACAAGTAATTCAACGTAAATATAAGTCGCAAATG GCATCTGATATCTGTTACGCTGTCCTCTGCGTATTTTCTTACGTGGCGGCTGGCACCGAGCAACGAAAACAGGGCCAGCAGCAGCCGCAGCCGCAATCGCAATCGCAAccgcaacagcaacagcaacagcaattGCAACATACCCTGCAACCGCATCAACAACGCCAGCaccaacagcagcagcagcagcaacagctgCAATtgcaacaacaacagcagcaacagcaacagcaacagcaacagcagcagcaaacCCGACATCCCTATCAACAACACAAACAAGAGCAATCACAACCGAGTAATGTAACACCGCAGATGCACAAAAACACGCAATTGGACCCCTATCGTCAACGCTGA